The window GCAAAACTACAAATGGAGAGATCGTGCGCACAGTGAATGACGACTCCATCCTCTCATATGTCTAAGACCTGGAGACTCACATTAGGACTCTGGAGGTTCAGACGCATAGAAGCTTGAAGATGTTCAGGAAGCTGCTGTTCCGTGAACTGGAGTTGGAGGATAAAACATGCAAGGACCACGATGAGCATGAAGAAGTCAAagaccttctggaaagaatccagaACTTGAAGATATATTGCCGAGATGGAAGAGAAGATGGACCTGGGAGAAGATCTCTATCCGAGTGGTGATGATGGGCCCGTAGTGAGCAATGATGAGGACTACGACGAGAGCTCTGCTGAAGGGCACACCACCGGAGGACGCAACATCGGaagacgcatcgctggaggactcaaTGATATCTGAGGAGGATACTTAGTCATGACTGCCATGTTATTTTTATTTTATCGTTGATCGATTAGGCCGATGTTTTCGATTTGTCGTAAGATTTGTATGCTGAGTTTGAACTATGATTAAATTGAATAAATAATGATTGGTGTGATAATGTTTGTGCATGCATATGGGTATTGTATTTTCCTCTTTAGACCCTTATTttattctaatttctcatccactccaaAGCATCatatgccttcgagacgtgaccccggattcaacTTTCCCCCGGAGCTCACTCAACTGATCCAACAAcaaaatgccttgatgcagatgctcatccagaaccaaggcaacaacaacaacaacaacaatccactgcCACCCGCCCTGTCGATAACCTGACCCGTATGTTGaattcggggtcacgtctcggaggcatctgatgtttTGGAGTGGATAAGAAATTAGAATAGAATAAGAGTCTAAAGAGTAAAATACAATACCCATATGCATGCGCAAACATTATCACAACAATCATTCATTTATTCAATTCAATCATAGTTCAAACTCTGGATACAAATCTTACGACAAATTGAAAACATCGGCCTAATTGATCAACGATAATATAAAAGTAACATGGCGGTCAGTCATGACTAAGTGTTCAACTCAGATATCTTTGCATCCTCCGGCAGTGCGTCTTTCGGTGTGCGTCCTTCGGTGGTGCGTCCTTCAGCAGAGCTCTCCTCGTAGTCCTCATTATTGCTCACTACGGGTCCATCGTCACCACTCGGATAGAGATCTTCTCCCATGTCCATCTTCTCTTCCATCGCGGCAATATAAGTCTTCAAGTtctggattctttccagaaggtccTTGACTTCTACATGCTCATCGTGGTCCTCGCGTGCTTTGTCCACCAACTCCAGTTCATGGAATAACTTCCTGAACACTTGAAGCTTCTACGCGTCTGAACCTCCAGAGTCCCGATGTGAGTCTCCAGGTCTTGGACATATGTGATGATGGAGTTGTCATTCACGATGCATACGATCTCTCCATTTACTGTTCTGCGGGAGATCATGGTGAGGTCTGATCCGATGAGCTCGGCCCTGTACTCCTCCCGGATGTGTCCAAGTGCATgatgaatagccatgtccctcccgAGGATCCAAGTAGGCGAGGTAAACTGGAAGTCAATGGGCTCTGAGAAGCTTCCGAAAGTCCTCCCTGGATTGTGCACCACAATCCTATAGCGAGTGTCTGCCGGAAGTGCGTTGGTAGGAGTCCTGGTGATAGAGGGCAGAGCAATCTTCAACTCCTTGATGATCTGAATCAGCTGCTTGCCGAAAGGCATCGTCTCTTCCGGCTGGCAAAACTCCGGCAGCAGGACTGGGTTGAACTCGGCAGCCATCTAGAAGGTTGAAatcggagagaagtcagaaatgaacaTGGGAGAAATACAGAAAATAAAACATGTATTAAttcttcctatggctttccgatcCTAGGGGTTATGTCCTacggtcagtgtgtgctctgaataCCATCTCTGTATGGGTGATACTTGTTGTTGTTGGAGCTTTGCTAGATATGGCTTTCGCTTCAATTTTGAATTTGGCATTAAGATATATTCTGCTGAAAATGACAAAACTTACTATGTAGATGCAAAATAGTAGCAAAATACATGAAAGTTTGGCATTAAGATATATTCTGCTGAAAATGAAATACAAAAGTGGATCATACCGGCTTGAACATGTCAACAACAATGTCATCCAGACCACCACTGAGCTCCCTTTGCAGCCCACTTGTCCCCACGAGATCATTGTTGTTGTAATTGAGCTGATTACCAACAGCTTGCTGATCAATCTTGCCATCCTGCAGAGAGGAACACCACCTGTATTCCCGCCATCCAGAGTCTGCCTTGGCACAACCGAATTGTCAATGCGAAGGTTTGGCAATGAAGTGTTGATGCCTGAATTGCTAAACGCAAGGTTGCTATTGAGCGTCTCTCTCAAGTTTGTGCTGTTTCCAAAGGTGAATGGCGCTGCACCCTGATTGAATACCATTGGAAGGGTATTGCTAGCTAGTGGTGCTACTTGGTTCTGCATATCATTTCCCAGAGATGTAATCTGATTTGATGGTGGTGCATAGCTTGAGACAGGTTCCATCCTAGGGCCATTCCCATGCAAGCTTGCTTGGGACATGCTGCCGTTCTGACCAAGTTGCTGAATGTTGGACGGCACTGCAGTTTGCCAGGTGTTACTACTTCTTCCAAGATCTGGAAAGTGGGGAGAATCACTAGCGAATGAGCTAAATGAGCCTGTCGAAGACGAATTTATCCGACCAAGGTGTTGCCTGTTGTTTGATTCAAGAGACTGAACTGCCCTATTTGTAGGAGCCAATGGTGCACCATTTGAAATGTTTGCAAAAGAGTTACCAGAAGTA is drawn from Triticum dicoccoides isolate Atlit2015 ecotype Zavitan chromosome 4A, WEW_v2.0, whole genome shotgun sequence and contains these coding sequences:
- the LOC119287478 gene encoding two-component response regulator ORR24-like, encoding MNSPSAYGMHGLLSPQSQPLHLGHAQNNLGTSLNDLDVNNGNLIRGAHMSTMVTGTSGNSFANISNGAPLAPTNRAVQSLESNNRQHLGRINSSSTGSFSSFASDSPHFPDLGRSSNTWQTAVPSNIQQLGQNGSMSQASLHGNGPRMEPVSSYAPPSNQITSLGNDMQNQVAPLASNTLPMVFNQGAAPFTFGNSTNLRETLNSNLAFSNSGINTSLPNLRIDNSVVPRQTLDGGNTGGVPLCRMARLISKLLVISSITTTMISWGQVGCKGSSVVVWMTLLLTCSSRYDPLLYFIFSRIYLNAKLSCILLLFCIYIVSFVIFSRIYLNAKFKIEAKAISSKAPTTTSITHTEMVFRAHTDRRT